Within the Polaribacter pectinis genome, the region TTGGAAAAAGTTTTATTAGAAGCTGAAATATTAGAATTGAAGGCTAATCCTAATAAAAACGCAGTTGGTGCAGTGGTAGAGGCTTTATTAGATAAAGGTAGAGGATATGTTTCTACTATTTTAGTACAAGCAGGTACATTAAAAATTGGAGATTACATTTTAGCTGGTAAACATAGTGGTAAAGTAAGAGCAATGTTCGATGATAAGGGTAACAACTTACAACAAGCAAAACCATCAACACCAGTATCTATTTTAGGTTTAGACGGAGCGCCACAAGCAGGTGATAAGTTTATTGTTTTTGATGATGAAAGAGAAGCAAAACAAATTGCATCTAAACGTTCTCAATTACAACGTGAGCAATCTGTAAGAACTCAAAAAACATTAACGTTAGATGAAATTGGACGTAGAATTGCGTTAGGAGACTTTAAAGAATTAAACATTATCTTAAAAGGAGATGTAGATGGTTCTGTAGAGGCATTAACAAATTCATTCCAAAAATTATCGACAGAAGAAATTCAAGTAAATATTTTACATAAAGGTGTTGGAGCCATTACAGAAAGTGATGTTTTATTAGCAACAGCTTCAGATGCAATTATTGTTGGATTCAACGTTCGTCCGCAAGGAAACGCCAGAGTAATAGCAGATAAAGAAGAAGTAGATATTAGAACATATTCTATTATTTATGATGCAATTAACGATCTTAAAGATGCAATGGAAGGAATGTTATCTCCTGAAATGAAAGAAGAAGTTACTGGTAATGTAGAAATAAGAGAAATTTATAAAATATCTAAAGTTGGAAACATTGCAGGTTGTATGGTAATGTCTGGTAAAATCTTTAGAGATTCTCAAATTAGAATTATTAGAGACGGAATTGTAGTTCATGACGGAACTCTTACAGCATTAAAGCGATTTAAAGATGATGTTAGAGAAGTTGCTAAAGGATATGATTGTGGTATTCAAATTAAGAATTACAATGATATAGCTGAAGGTGATGTGATTGAAGCTTACAAAGAAGTAGCAGTTAAAAAGAAGTTGAAATAAACTAAATTTTAAATAAAGTAAAAGCCGAAATTCTTATGAATTTCGGCTTTTTTATTTTTCTACTATTGAACTTATTTACTTGTAGTTTACCCGCTTTTAAAGGCTCAAAACTATTTTCCCATTGGAATCACAATAATTCCAGAGAATTTTTCTTTAAAAATCACTAATGATTTATCAGCTTCTAACTTTGTTTTGTAGTTTCCAACTTGAACCTTCCAATATGGTTGGTCATATTCTAAAATGTTATATGTTCCAGGAAATTCAATTCTAAATTTATTTCGCAAACTTTTAGCTTTTGTTTCATTACCGTAGTAAATTTGTATTCTGTATCCAAATCCAAATTCTTTGTTGTAAGCCCTT harbors:
- a CDS encoding SPOR domain-containing protein yields the protein MKNKRLLATLFISAFISIQGISAQNNTNSSKQVKELIAKKRAYNKEFGFGYRIQIYYGNETKAKSLRNKFRIEFPGTYNILEYDQPYWKVQVGNYKTKLEADKSLVIFKEKFSGIIVIPMGK